In one Roseburia intestinalis L1-82 genomic region, the following are encoded:
- a CDS encoding nucleotide sugar dehydrogenase: protein MKIAIAGIGYVGLSNAILLAQHHEVTAVDIIEEKVEMINQRRSPLVDREIEDYLANAKLDLTATTDGVHAYENADYVIISTQTNYDEKKNYFDTSSVEEVLELVLKVNPHAVIVIKSTIPVGYTQSVCEKYHTDRILFSPEFLREGQALKDNLYPSRIIVGSKEGSSEMKKAAEKFAHLLQEGAIKEDIPTLLTNLTEAEAVKLFANTYLALRVSFFNELDTFAAMKGLDAKQIIEGIGLDPRIGMQYNNPSFGYGGYCLPKDTKQLLANYDNVPNNIVGAIVDANRTRKDFIAEQILEKNPKTVGIYRLAMKANSDNYRQSSILGVMERIRAKGVNIVIYDPSLKTDTFENSKVIRDFDEFCNMSDVIVANRMDNMLSDVKEKVYTRDIYFRD from the coding sequence ATGAAAATTGCAATCGCAGGAATAGGATACGTTGGTTTGTCCAATGCAATTTTATTAGCGCAGCATCATGAGGTGACTGCAGTTGATATAATAGAAGAAAAAGTGGAGATGATCAATCAGCGCAGATCACCGCTGGTGGATCGTGAGATTGAGGATTATCTGGCAAATGCAAAACTGGATCTGACTGCAACGACAGACGGTGTACATGCATATGAAAACGCAGATTATGTTATTATCTCGACACAGACAAATTATGATGAAAAGAAAAATTATTTTGACACCTCATCCGTTGAGGAAGTATTAGAACTGGTCTTAAAGGTAAATCCGCATGCGGTGATTGTCATCAAATCCACGATCCCGGTCGGTTATACACAGTCTGTGTGTGAGAAGTATCACACGGATCGTATTCTTTTCTCACCAGAGTTTTTACGGGAAGGACAGGCGTTAAAAGATAATCTTTATCCTTCAAGGATCATTGTCGGTTCGAAAGAGGGAAGCAGTGAGATGAAAAAAGCAGCGGAGAAATTTGCACATCTGCTGCAGGAGGGTGCAATCAAGGAAGATATCCCGACACTTCTGACGAACCTTACGGAAGCGGAGGCAGTGAAACTTTTTGCAAACACATACCTTGCACTCCGTGTTTCATTTTTCAATGAACTTGATACGTTTGCTGCCATGAAAGGACTGGACGCAAAGCAGATCATTGAGGGAATCGGACTTGATCCGAGAATCGGAATGCAGTATAACAACCCTTCCTTTGGATATGGCGGTTACTGTCTGCCGAAAGATACCAAGCAGCTTCTGGCAAACTATGACAATGTGCCGAATAATATTGTTGGTGCGATCGTAGATGCAAACCGGACAAGAAAAGATTTTATAGCAGAACAGATCCTTGAGAAAAATCCGAAGACGGTCGGCATTTACCGTCTTGCGATGAAGGCAAATTCGGATAATTACAGGCAGAGTTCTATTTTAGGGGTTATGGAGCGTATTCGTGCAAAGGGTGTGAACATTGTCATTTATGATCCGTCATTAAAGACAGATACGTTTGAAAATTCCAAAGTGATCCGTGATTTTGATGAGTTTTGTAATATGAGTGATGTGATCGTGGCAAACCGTATGGATAACATGTTGTCAGATGTAAAAGAAAAGGTGTATACAAGAGACATTTATTTCAGAGACTGA
- a CDS encoding ComEC/Rec2 family competence protein, protein MKKKNLLSTILLILSALLLSGAAWFSYQKSRMDSTGHIPDPATEYLITQYADATGVQGTFYTISNDDTLIIIDGGWAGNADAVRKVIAKHNNTVDAWIISHPHQDHAGAFNVIYANPGDITIKNIYDNGFDYDFIEAAGEPYDDITVMETFHALTKDADNLTHLKRGDVITLAGHLTLSVFNAWDESVLSNVGDEKDYQNNASLLFKISGAQNSMLFCSDIKYDMNDYLLGTYRNDISCDYIQAGHHGNWSFSDEFYEAAGASYAFIDAPSSITDNPDFPASTLKSSLQKKGTVFDFSTAPNSVTLK, encoded by the coding sequence ATGAAGAAGAAAAATTTACTGTCCACCATTCTTTTAATTTTATCTGCCCTGCTGCTTAGCGGTGCAGCATGGTTTTCTTATCAGAAGAGCCGGATGGACTCTACCGGCCACATACCGGATCCTGCCACGGAATATCTCATCACGCAGTATGCGGATGCGACCGGTGTCCAGGGCACTTTTTATACGATTTCAAACGATGACACTTTGATCATCATCGACGGAGGCTGGGCAGGCAATGCCGATGCTGTCCGGAAAGTGATTGCGAAACACAACAACACCGTAGACGCATGGATCATTTCCCATCCGCACCAGGATCATGCCGGTGCATTCAATGTTATCTATGCCAATCCGGGAGATATCACCATAAAAAATATTTATGACAACGGTTTTGATTATGATTTCATCGAAGCTGCCGGTGAACCTTACGATGATATCACCGTCATGGAAACGTTCCACGCGCTGACGAAAGATGCTGATAATCTCACACATTTAAAACGCGGCGATGTGATCACACTTGCCGGTCATCTGACACTCTCTGTTTTTAATGCATGGGATGAATCTGTTCTTTCTAATGTCGGGGATGAAAAAGACTATCAGAACAATGCCTCTTTGCTGTTTAAGATCAGCGGTGCACAAAACAGTATGTTATTCTGCTCTGATATCAAATATGATATGAACGACTATCTGCTTGGTACTTACCGGAACGATATCTCCTGCGATTATATTCAGGCCGGACATCACGGAAACTGGTCATTTTCCGATGAATTTTACGAGGCTGCAGGCGCCTCCTATGCCTTTATCGATGCGCCTTCCTCCATCACGGACAACCCGGATTTTCCTGCCAGTACCTTAAAAAGTTCTTTGCAGAAAAAAGGAACGGTATTTGATTTTTCTACCGCTCCTAATTCTGTTACTTTGAAATAA
- a CDS encoding M56 family metallopeptidase, translating into MMYIVPFGYLIVRLTWRGYLRADGIWKPNFEMAGDMDLVFGIAGIIWLVFLIKNVADSMVEFIRWKRLCRYRIPVADEQVCAEFLKVKNMLHIHRKIGIYYSSSIQSPMVTGVFQYNILLPKDHYSREELTVIFCHELVHCKYNDPFFKICSIYIGAMQHMTSGAKHILSWINEWSECACDVSAVCALRDVITPRRYFEVIVDLMERMPEDSKPDYIFSTLYESQQSLGRRIEYMKKYVKAKRGAKISAFVLSFLFVVTSMTTTYAASYGAAGVHDELYQEAEATQGESLETPELEEVFVPASENNDYSRIKYAKPDFSPVAPLLDAGELTNFNWTVEPGTRFCSGKFKVSSGQKILISASIAPSTQTCWIGIMDPHNNVRYVEGKGAFGHSFAVSETGKYRVFVQNRGTKNVSAGGYYYFE; encoded by the coding sequence ATGATGTATATAGTTCCGTTTGGATATCTGATCGTCAGACTGACATGGCGGGGATATCTGCGTGCAGATGGCATATGGAAACCTAATTTTGAGATGGCAGGAGACATGGATCTCGTGTTTGGAATAGCCGGAATTATCTGGCTGGTCTTTCTGATCAAAAATGTCGCAGACAGCATGGTTGAATTTATTCGCTGGAAAAGACTTTGCAGATACAGAATACCTGTGGCAGATGAACAGGTCTGTGCAGAGTTTCTGAAAGTGAAAAATATGCTCCATATCCATCGGAAGATAGGAATTTATTATAGCAGTTCCATTCAGAGTCCGATGGTGACAGGAGTATTCCAATATAATATCTTATTACCGAAGGATCACTACAGTAGAGAAGAACTGACGGTGATCTTTTGTCATGAACTGGTACATTGTAAGTATAATGACCCTTTCTTTAAAATTTGCAGCATTTATATCGGTGCGATGCAGCATATGACCTCCGGGGCAAAACATATTCTGTCATGGATCAATGAGTGGAGTGAATGTGCCTGTGACGTGTCGGCAGTCTGCGCATTGCGTGATGTGATAACGCCCAGACGTTATTTTGAAGTGATCGTAGATCTGATGGAGCGCATGCCGGAGGATTCAAAGCCGGATTATATTTTTTCTACCCTATATGAGAGCCAGCAGAGTTTGGGAAGGAGAATAGAGTATATGAAAAAATATGTGAAAGCCAAAAGAGGGGCAAAAATATCAGCATTTGTACTGTCGTTTTTATTTGTGGTAACTTCAATGACCACAACCTATGCAGCAAGTTATGGAGCAGCGGGTGTGCATGACGAATTGTATCAGGAAGCAGAAGCTACGCAGGGAGAAAGTTTAGAAACACCGGAATTAGAAGAGGTGTTTGTTCCGGCATCTGAGAATAATGATTATTCCCGCATCAAATATGCAAAACCGGACTTCAGTCCGGTGGCACCATTATTGGATGCTGGAGAGCTGACAAATTTTAATTGGACAGTAGAGCCGGGAACACGTTTCTGCTCCGGTAAATTTAAGGTGTCAAGTGGACAAAAGATTTTAATTTCTGCATCAATAGCTCCAAGTACACAGACCTGTTGGATCGGTATCATGGATCCTCACAATAATGTGCGTTATGTAGAGGGAAAAGGTGCATTTGGACATTCGTTTGCTGTTTCTGAGACAGGAAAATACCGTGTATTTGTACAGAACCGTGGAACGAAAAATGTATCAGCGGGTGGATACTACTATTTTGAGTAG
- a CDS encoding BlaI/MecI/CopY family transcriptional regulator: protein MDTNDISACERLVMKVIWDSTEDLALQDIMNRVNQENGKSWKPQTVSTFLARLVKKSFLTVYRKGRYSFYQPAVSKEDFWKATVQENARFFDKGDMAAFACHLCEDALTKEEVQVLKKKLDELN, encoded by the coding sequence ATGGATACGAACGATATTTCAGCATGCGAAAGACTTGTCATGAAAGTTATCTGGGATTCAACAGAGGATCTGGCATTACAGGATATCATGAACAGAGTAAATCAGGAGAACGGAAAAAGCTGGAAGCCACAGACAGTTTCTACTTTTCTGGCAAGACTGGTTAAGAAATCATTTTTAACAGTTTACCGCAAGGGAAGATATTCATTCTATCAGCCTGCAGTAAGCAAGGAAGATTTCTGGAAAGCAACCGTACAGGAGAACGCAAGATTCTTTGATAAAGGAGATATGGCTGCGTTTGCCTGCCATCTTTGCGAGGATGCGCTTACCAAGGAAGAGGTTCAGGTACTCAAGAAAAAATTAGATGAACTTAATTAG
- a CDS encoding sugar phosphate nucleotidyltransferase translates to MYIVLLSGGSGKRLWPLSNDLCSKQYIKLMNPDEAEHSESTEKCSMLQRVFGQLKAASLSENTIVCASDSQVELIESQLDGQAEVAVEPMRRNTFPAVMLSCAYLLSNKGAKPDDVVAFLPVDPYTTVEFFNKIKSLGEYIEKQDSVIGLLGGVPTYPSTKYGYIVPEKNGSEPFAVKGFREKPDEATAQELVDMGALWNCGVFCFKLNMAAQWLDKYGVTTNYDEMVADYEKLPKQSFDYEVLEHWKNIVAVQYDGIWKDLGTWNTLTEEMKEQSIGDVTWDKTCENSHAINVLGVPMVVMGAKNMVIVASHDGILVADKHQSSYIKDCLENIPDESRFEERRWGTIKTIDNNDEDGTHSVTKRIKILAGKTMPYHTHAQHTETITVISGMGKLILEGTEVDLLAGSTVSIASGKKHSIKALGSDLRLIEVSLGVTCDDEQVLG, encoded by the coding sequence ATGTATATTGTTTTATTATCAGGCGGTTCCGGAAAGCGTCTCTGGCCGTTATCAAATGATCTGTGTTCCAAGCAGTATATTAAGTTAATGAACCCGGATGAAGCGGAACATTCGGAAAGCACCGAAAAATGTTCCATGTTACAGCGTGTCTTTGGACAGCTGAAAGCGGCATCTCTTTCCGAAAATACGATCGTTTGTGCAAGCGATTCCCAGGTGGAGCTCATCGAGAGCCAGTTGGACGGACAGGCAGAAGTTGCGGTTGAGCCTATGCGCCGCAACACATTCCCGGCTGTTATGTTATCCTGTGCCTATCTTTTGTCAAACAAGGGTGCAAAGCCGGATGATGTGGTTGCATTTCTGCCGGTAGATCCATACACTACAGTAGAGTTTTTTAATAAGATCAAATCTTTGGGTGAATATATTGAAAAACAGGACAGTGTGATCGGACTGCTCGGCGGCGTGCCGACCTATCCATCCACAAAATATGGATATATCGTTCCTGAAAAAAACGGATCCGAGCCGTTTGCAGTAAAAGGATTCCGTGAAAAACCGGATGAGGCGACCGCACAGGAACTTGTGGATATGGGTGCACTCTGGAATTGTGGTGTGTTCTGTTTCAAATTAAACATGGCTGCGCAGTGGCTGGATAAATACGGTGTTACGACAAACTATGATGAGATGGTTGCCGATTACGAAAAGCTGCCGAAACAGAGCTTTGACTATGAGGTGTTAGAGCACTGGAAAAACATTGTTGCTGTCCAGTATGACGGGATCTGGAAAGACCTTGGAACCTGGAATACCCTGACCGAGGAAATGAAAGAGCAGAGCATTGGTGATGTGACATGGGATAAGACCTGTGAGAACAGCCACGCAATCAATGTGCTTGGAGTTCCGATGGTAGTCATGGGAGCAAAAAATATGGTGATCGTTGCTTCGCACGATGGAATATTAGTAGCGGACAAACACCAGAGTTCCTATATCAAGGACTGCCTTGAAAATATTCCGGATGAGTCAAGATTTGAAGAGCGCCGCTGGGGAACGATCAAGACGATCGACAACAACGACGAGGACGGCACACACAGCGTGACAAAACGCATCAAGATCCTTGCAGGCAAGACAATGCCATATCACACACATGCCCAGCATACGGAGACGATCACCGTTATTTCCGGTATGGGAAAACTGATTCTTGAGGGAACGGAAGTAGATCTGCTTGCAGGTTCTACGGTAAGTATTGCATCCGGCAAGAAACATTCCATCAAAGCACTTGGATCGGATCTGCGGCTGATCGAGGTAAGCCTTGGTGTTACCTGTGATGATGAGCAGGTTCTAGGCTAA
- the fcl gene encoding GDP-L-fucose synthase: protein MEKDAKIYVAGHRGMVGSAIVRQLEKEGYTNIITRTHKELDLCRQDAVEEFFAKEKPDYVFLAAAKVGGIMANSEALADFMYDNMVLEMNVIHEAWKNGCKKLMFLGSSCIYPRMAPQPMKESCLLTSELEKTNEAYALAKISGLKYCEFLNRQYGTDYISVMPTNLYGPNDNYHPEHSHVLPALIRRFHEAKEAGLKEVTCWGTGTPLREFLYVDDLADACVYLMNHYSGNETVNLGTGKELTIKELTELVAKVVGYEGEIKWDSTKPDGTPRKLLDVSKLEGLGWKYKTELEEGIRLTYDDFLHNPMRAER from the coding sequence ATGGAAAAGGATGCAAAAATATATGTTGCCGGACACAGAGGAATGGTAGGTTCCGCGATTGTCCGTCAGCTTGAAAAAGAAGGATATACAAATATCATCACAAGAACACACAAAGAGTTAGATCTCTGCCGTCAGGATGCAGTGGAGGAGTTTTTTGCAAAAGAAAAACCGGATTATGTGTTTCTTGCAGCCGCAAAAGTAGGCGGTATCATGGCAAACAGTGAAGCACTCGCTGATTTCATGTATGACAATATGGTTCTTGAGATGAACGTGATCCACGAGGCATGGAAAAACGGATGTAAGAAGTTAATGTTTTTAGGCTCTTCCTGTATTTATCCGCGTATGGCTCCACAGCCGATGAAAGAGAGCTGCCTTCTGACAAGTGAACTGGAGAAAACCAATGAGGCATATGCACTTGCAAAGATCAGCGGTTTAAAATACTGCGAGTTTTTAAACCGTCAGTACGGAACTGATTATATTTCTGTTATGCCGACCAACCTTTACGGACCAAACGATAATTATCATCCAGAGCACAGCCATGTGCTTCCGGCACTGATCCGTCGTTTCCATGAGGCAAAAGAGGCCGGATTAAAAGAGGTAACCTGTTGGGGAACCGGTACACCTCTCAGAGAGTTCCTCTATGTGGACGATCTTGCAGATGCCTGCGTATATCTGATGAACCATTACAGCGGAAACGAGACCGTGAACCTTGGAACCGGAAAAGAGCTGACCATCAAAGAGCTGACAGAACTGGTTGCCAAAGTAGTCGGATATGAGGGTGAGATCAAATGGGATTCCACAAAACCGGACGGAACACCGAGAAAACTTCTTGATGTAAGCAAATTAGAGGGACTCGGCTGGAAATATAAGACAGAGTTAGAGGAAGGAATCCGCCTGACTTATGATGATTTCCTGCACAATCCGATGCGTGCAGAGCGCTAA
- the gmd gene encoding GDP-mannose 4,6-dehydratase, translated as MSKKALITGVTGQDGSYLAELLLEKGYEVHGMVRRSSVEKRERIDHLEGNPNFTVHYGDLSDSLSLVRLIGSIKPDEIYNLAAQSHVGVSFDVPEYTADVVATGVLRVLEAVRICGLEKTCRIYQASTSELYGKVEEVPQRETTPFHPYSPYAVAKQYGFWIVKEYREAYNMFCCNGILFNHESERRGETFVTRKISLAAARIAQGKQDVLYLGNLSSLRDWGYAKDYVECMWLILQNDKPEDFVIATGEQHSVREFCEHAFREAGIELEFKGEGMDEVGIDKATGKTVIKVSPEFYRPTDVVNLWGDPTKAKTELGWNPTKTTFEELVKIMVAHDMELVKNEK; from the coding sequence ATGAGTAAAAAAGCATTGATCACAGGTGTCACAGGACAGGATGGAAGCTACCTTGCAGAGCTTCTTTTAGAAAAAGGATATGAAGTACACGGTATGGTACGCCGTTCTTCCGTAGAAAAGAGAGAGCGTATCGACCATTTAGAGGGCAATCCGAATTTTACCGTTCATTACGGAGATCTGTCTGATTCTTTAAGTCTGGTACGTCTGATCGGAAGCATTAAACCGGATGAGATCTACAACCTCGCTGCACAGAGCCATGTTGGTGTCAGCTTCGATGTGCCGGAATATACAGCAGATGTTGTCGCAACCGGAGTACTCCGAGTGCTTGAGGCAGTCCGTATCTGTGGATTAGAGAAGACCTGCCGTATTTATCAGGCTTCCACTTCCGAGTTATATGGAAAAGTAGAGGAAGTTCCACAGCGCGAGACAACACCGTTCCACCCATACAGCCCGTATGCAGTTGCAAAACAGTACGGTTTCTGGATCGTAAAAGAGTACCGTGAAGCATATAACATGTTCTGCTGTAATGGTATTTTATTTAACCATGAGTCAGAGCGCCGTGGTGAGACTTTCGTAACCAGAAAAATCTCCCTTGCAGCAGCAAGAATCGCCCAGGGCAAACAGGATGTGCTCTACCTTGGAAATTTATCATCCCTGCGTGACTGGGGTTATGCAAAAGACTATGTTGAATGTATGTGGCTGATCTTACAGAACGACAAACCGGAAGATTTCGTGATCGCAACCGGTGAGCAGCACTCTGTCCGCGAGTTCTGTGAGCACGCATTCCGCGAGGCTGGCATTGAGCTTGAGTTCAAGGGCGAGGGTATGGATGAAGTCGGTATCGACAAAGCAACCGGAAAGACTGTTATCAAAGTTTCACCGGAGTTCTATCGTCCGACCGACGTTGTAAATCTCTGGGGAGATCCTACAAAAGCAAAGACAGAGCTTGGCTGGAATCCGACGAAAACTACTTTTGAGGAGCTTGTAAAGATCATGGTAGCGCATGATATGGAGCTTGTAAAAAACGAAAAATAA
- a CDS encoding helix-turn-helix transcriptional regulator, whose protein sequence is MQKLFFEKYKTSEVTNTRSVINTPSAFTRKNFFHIQEAGYLKSLKSHLSRRSELNSYLFFVVLSGSGEVTYREPLSEGGMISSTAHAGDCFFLDCSGEYTHISTDEDPWELLWIHFNGPEARAYYTYFRDHHNWHFRSAHFTELINAIESIIRYNEEPTDDTDLLTAQQIIHILTLICTESNEKNELLSDKLKTILHYLDEHYTENISLDQLAEQFFISKYYLSREFKKEFGTTVIQYVLAKRINNAKELLRYSNSSIEEIAHLCGIDDASYFNKVFRKMEGCTASEYRKRW, encoded by the coding sequence ATGCAAAAATTATTTTTTGAAAAATATAAAACCTCCGAAGTTACAAATACGCGAAGCGTCATCAATACCCCCTCCGCATTTACCCGCAAAAATTTCTTCCACATACAGGAAGCTGGCTATTTAAAAAGCCTGAAATCACATTTAAGCAGGCGGAGCGAGCTGAATTCCTACCTGTTTTTTGTCGTGCTCTCCGGCAGTGGCGAGGTCACCTACCGCGAACCGTTATCCGAAGGCGGAATGATCTCTTCAACAGCGCATGCGGGTGACTGTTTTTTTCTCGACTGTTCCGGGGAATACACCCACATCAGTACGGATGAAGATCCATGGGAACTTCTCTGGATCCATTTCAACGGTCCCGAGGCCAGGGCATATTATACCTATTTCAGGGATCACCATAACTGGCATTTCCGCTCTGCTCATTTCACAGAACTGATCAATGCAATCGAGAGTATCATCCGCTACAACGAAGAACCGACCGATGACACCGATCTTTTAACTGCCCAGCAGATCATTCATATTTTAACGCTCATCTGTACCGAGTCTAATGAAAAAAATGAACTGCTCTCAGATAAACTTAAAACAATTCTGCACTATCTGGACGAACATTATACCGAAAATATCTCCTTAGACCAGCTTGCGGAACAGTTTTTTATCAGTAAGTATTATCTTTCACGGGAATTTAAAAAGGAATTCGGAACGACGGTCATACAGTATGTGCTGGCAAAAAGGATCAATAATGCCAAGGAGCTGCTTCGGTACAGCAATTCTTCGATTGAGGAGATTGCGCACCTGTGTGGGATCGATGATGCGAGTTATTTTAATAAGGTGTTCCGGAAGATGGAGGGGTGTACGGCGTCGGAGTACCGGAAACGCTGGTAG
- a CDS encoding acyltransferase family protein, translating to MKRYQYLDVARGFGLLLVIISHSCGLSRFLINYYIPLFFVVSGYIYKEGRSYKENIEHKAKRLLIPYFGYSAVLLAVYVLMGRTLAETKASAFGILYSRYCLYDTTVVKDNVYLFTVANGAMWYLTAFFAASLVYHLVIDRCLSDRKFLIGTLIVLTAITMALADIPVLLPWSIDLACVGTIFMIAGTLLGRAQFFEKKWNIPLIAAVFVIYILTSCLDPGINMSIREYGIYGAFSVPFFIIVGLTGSLLCIWFGKLIENTAPGRFIAYVGKNTIFLLAFHIFALEVVERIASKFIAIPVPGGAVVPFVLYHALRITAAVLGCLAFSEILNRLKKRLRRKTR from the coding sequence ATGAAACGATATCAATATCTGGATGTGGCAAGGGGATTCGGACTTTTGCTTGTCATTATCTCACACAGCTGCGGGCTGAGCCGCTTTCTGATCAATTATTACATTCCGCTGTTTTTTGTGGTTTCGGGATATATTTATAAAGAGGGAAGAAGTTACAAAGAAAATATTGAACACAAGGCAAAACGCCTTCTGATCCCGTATTTTGGATACAGTGCAGTGCTTTTGGCAGTCTATGTGCTGATGGGAAGAACACTTGCGGAGACAAAAGCGTCTGCATTTGGAATTCTTTATTCCAGATACTGCCTGTACGACACGACAGTCGTCAAGGATAACGTTTATTTGTTTACCGTGGCAAATGGTGCCATGTGGTATCTGACCGCATTTTTTGCAGCGAGTCTTGTCTATCATCTGGTCATTGACCGCTGCCTTTCTGACCGGAAATTTTTAATCGGTACACTGATCGTTTTGACTGCCATCACAATGGCACTTGCAGATATTCCGGTACTCCTTCCATGGAGCATCGATCTTGCCTGCGTGGGAACCATCTTCATGATTGCAGGAACCCTGCTTGGGAGAGCACAGTTCTTCGAAAAAAAATGGAATATTCCGTTAATCGCAGCGGTATTTGTCATCTACATCCTGACAAGCTGTCTTGATCCCGGCATCAATATGTCCATCCGCGAATACGGCATCTACGGAGCATTCAGCGTCCCATTTTTCATCATCGTCGGACTCACCGGATCACTGCTCTGCATCTGGTTTGGCAAACTGATCGAAAATACGGCACCGGGCAGATTCATCGCCTACGTCGGAAAAAATACGATCTTCCTGCTCGCCTTCCACATCTTTGCCTTAGAAGTTGTCGAACGTATTGCATCCAAATTTATCGCAATTCCTGTGCCGGGCGGCGCAGTTGTACCATTTGTTCTGTATCATGCACTGCGCATTACCGCCGCCGTCCTGGGATGCCTTGCGTTTTCAGAAATACTGAACCGGTTAAAGAAACGCCTGCGTCGAAAAACCAGGTAG